A single genomic interval of Litoreibacter ponti harbors:
- a CDS encoding HAD-IA family hydrolase, producing MRTVIFDLDGTLADTSGDLLAAANHCFRGLGHGDVLTRETDAGTALRGGRAMLTLGFERLGVDYTEADIDAQYPILLQAYGDDISTHTTIYPGARDAIAQLRDAGYRVGICTNKPEGLAEQLMAALDFRDAFHSLVGADTLPVRKPDPAPFTAAVTRAGGDPARALLVGDTQTDRDTSTNAGVPSVMVTFGPGDFDVASLKPEALMDHFDDLGGIVARLIG from the coding sequence ATGCGCACAGTCATTTTCGATCTCGACGGGACGCTGGCCGACACCAGCGGTGACCTTCTGGCCGCGGCCAATCACTGCTTTCGGGGGCTCGGCCACGGCGATGTGCTGACCCGCGAGACCGATGCGGGCACCGCCCTGCGGGGCGGCCGCGCGATGTTGACCCTGGGGTTCGAGCGGCTGGGCGTGGACTACACCGAGGCCGATATCGACGCGCAATACCCGATCCTGCTGCAGGCCTATGGCGACGACATCTCGACCCACACCACGATCTATCCCGGCGCGCGGGACGCTATCGCGCAGCTGCGTGACGCGGGCTACCGGGTGGGCATCTGCACCAACAAACCCGAAGGTCTGGCCGAACAACTGATGGCGGCGCTCGACTTCCGCGACGCCTTCCACAGCCTCGTTGGAGCCGACACGCTGCCCGTGCGCAAGCCTGATCCGGCCCCTTTCACCGCCGCCGTCACCCGCGCGGGCGGCGACCCGGCCCGCGCGCTGCTGGTGGGCGACACTCAGACTGACCGCGACACCTCGACCAATGCGGGTGTGCCCTCGGTGATGGTGACGTTTGGCCCGGGTGATTTCGACGTGGCCAGCCTGAAGCCCGAGGCGCTGATGGATCATTTCGATGATTTGGGCGGCATAGTTGCGCGTTTGATCGGCTAA